A stretch of Besnoitia besnoiti strain Bb-Ger1 chromosome III, whole genome shotgun sequence DNA encodes these proteins:
- a CDS encoding ribosomal protein RPL5 (encoded by transcript BESB_043830): MAFVKALKNKAYFKRYQVKYRRRRQGKTDYAARRALVLQDRNKYNAHKHRLVVRLTNKRIICQIVYSTIEGDRVICSAESTELPRYGVKIGLTNYAAAYCTGLLLARRMLKTLGLQDSFKGVDEATGEEFHIEENFDERRPFKVLLDVGIVRTTVGNRVFGAMKGAADGGLHVPHGIKKFPGYSKPEGEGEGSYDPEAHRARILGLHVADYMRQLKEEDPERYSVQFSQYIKNKIDADDIEAMYKNAHAKIRENPDAVKKERATKAQHVRQGNVIKTAKGQYVRNVKLTKAQRRERVQQKIALVAEQMAAEA, translated from the exons ATGGCTTTCGTCAAGGCGCTTAAGAACAAGGCGTACTTCAAGCGGTACCAAGTGAAGTaccgcagaaggcgac AGGGGAAGACGGACTacgccgcgcgccgtgcGTTGGTCCTCCAGGACCGCAACAAGTACAATGCGCACAAGCATCGCTTGGTCGTCCGCCTGACAAACAAACGGATCATCTGCCAAATTGTCTACTCGACGATTGAGGGAGACCGTGTCATCTGCAGCGCAGAGTCCACGGAGCTCCCCCGGTATGGCGTCAAGATCGGCTTGACCAACTACGCGGCCGCGTACTGCACcgggctcctcctcgctcgtcgGATGTTGAAGACTCTCGGTCTTCAAGACTCCTTCAAGGGCGTTGATGAGGCAACCGGAGAGGAGTTCCACATCGAAGAGAACTTCGATGAGCGCCGCCCGTTCAAGGTTCTCCTCGATGTCGGTATCGTCCGTACCACTGTCG GCAACCGTGTCTTCGGTGCGATGAAGGGTGCTGCGGATGGCGGTCTCCACGTCCCTCATGGCATCAAGAAGTTCCCGGGTTACTCCAAACCCGAGGGTGAGGGCGAGGGCTCCTACGACCCCGAGGCTCACCGCGCCCGCATCCTGGGCCTCCACGTCGCGGATTACATGCGTCAGCTGAAGGAGGAGGATCCCGAGAGATACAGCGTCCAGTTCTCTCAGTACATCAAGAACAAGATTGACGCCGACGACATTGAAGCCATGTACAAGAACGCCCATGCGAAGATCCGCGAGAACCCCGACGCCGTCAAGAAGGAGCGAGCCACCAAGGCGCAGCACGTCCGCCAGGGAAATGTCATCAAGACCGCCAAGGGTCAGTACGTGCGCAACGTCAAGCTGAccaaggcgcagagacgcgaacgtgtgcagcagaag ATCGCGTTGGTTGCGGAGCAGATGGCAGCGGAGGCATAA
- a CDS encoding CHORD protein (encoded by transcript BESB_043840), protein MADESTHSNDMNAKKKCTRPGCGKTYVDAENDERSCVHHSAMPIFHDGVKRWPCCDGEAWDWSDFMAIKGCTAGKHTDVKPERPSAVTRATPAPVPAVVKDIEEFNRQQTEEEVAKKKLKEAEAPAPQTLLVTPAGNYKCCNKGCNKEYPPSENSPTACNFHPGQPVFRDCMKSWTCCQAKSYDWDEFMKIPPCQTGPHVPKMVPQS, encoded by the exons ATGGCGGACGAAAGCACTCATTCGAATGATATGAATGCAAAAAAGAAGTGCACGCGGCCAGGCTGTGGAAAGACATACGTAGACGCCGAAAATGATGAAAGAAGCTGCGTCCATCACTCT GCAATGCCAATTTTCCATGACGGCGTCAAGAGGTGGCCCTGCTGTGACGGAGAGGCGTGGGACTGGTCTGACTTCATGGCGATCAAAG GTTGTACTGCGGGAAAGCATACCGACGTAAAGCCCGAGAGACCATCTGCCGTCACTCGTGCTACCCCTGCACCCGTACCTGCAGTTGTGAAAGACATTGAGGAGTTCAATCGACAACAGACGGAGGAAGAG GTTGCTAAGAAAAAGCTgaaagaggcagaggcgccggcgccacaAACCCTCCTG GTGACACCTGCTGGGAACTACAAATGCTGCAATAAGGGTTGCAACAAAGAGTATCCACCGAGTGAAAACTCGCCGACGGCGTGCAA TTTTCATCCAGGACAACCGGTGTTCAGAGACTGCATGAAATCATGGACGTGCTGTCAAGCAAAAAGCTATGACTGGGATGAGTTTATGAAGATTCCGCCTTGTCAGACAG GACCTCATGTCCCAAAAATGGTACCCCAATCATGA